In one Parageobacillus genomosp. 1 genomic region, the following are encoded:
- the meaB gene encoding methylmalonyl Co-A mutase-associated GTPase MeaB, which produces MNDERTQRPEWVEKGREGEFATAYVKAAPPSAPKRWVKRKERSVEEYVDGVLNNDRTILAQAITLVESNASKHMDIAQQVLNKLLPHVGKSIRIGITGVPGAGKSTFIEAFGTFLCEKGHRVAVLAVDPSSSITGGSILGDKTRMETLARHPRAFIRPSPSGGALGGVHRKTRETMMLCEAAGYDIILVETVGVGQSEFVVRGMVDFFLMLVLTGAGDELQGIKRGIMELTDAIVINKADGDNKPKALAAQKEYNQILHYLRPATPGWETKAYTCSALFGEGIAEIWNVIEKFVETTKQSGVFDMRRRHQQKEWIYSMIKDYLETSFFSHPAVKEKLPIIENNVISGTQSVTSAVRELIQVYESRES; this is translated from the coding sequence ATGAACGACGAACGAACACAGCGTCCCGAATGGGTGGAAAAGGGCAGGGAAGGCGAATTTGCCACCGCGTATGTGAAGGCGGCCCCCCCGTCCGCCCCGAAGCGGTGGGTGAAACGAAAAGAACGGTCCGTGGAGGAATATGTCGACGGTGTGTTGAACAATGACCGCACGATTTTGGCGCAGGCGATCACCTTGGTGGAAAGCAACGCATCAAAGCATATGGACATCGCCCAGCAAGTGCTAAATAAACTTTTGCCGCACGTCGGCAAGTCGATCCGCATTGGCATCACCGGTGTGCCGGGAGCGGGGAAAAGCACGTTCATTGAAGCGTTTGGCACGTTTTTATGCGAAAAAGGCCATCGCGTCGCGGTGCTGGCGGTCGATCCGAGCAGCTCCATTACCGGCGGCAGCATTCTCGGCGATAAAACGCGGATGGAAACGCTGGCCCGCCATCCGCGCGCTTTTATTCGTCCGTCCCCGTCAGGTGGAGCGCTTGGCGGCGTGCACCGCAAAACGCGGGAAACGATGATGCTTTGCGAAGCGGCGGGCTATGACATCATTTTGGTGGAAACAGTCGGCGTCGGGCAAAGCGAGTTTGTCGTTCGCGGCATGGTCGATTTCTTTTTAATGCTGGTGCTGACCGGAGCAGGTGACGAATTGCAAGGAATAAAGCGCGGAATTATGGAATTGACCGATGCGATTGTGATTAACAAAGCGGACGGAGACAATAAACCGAAAGCGCTGGCCGCGCAAAAAGAATATAATCAGATTCTTCATTATTTGCGTCCCGCAACGCCGGGCTGGGAGACAAAAGCATATACGTGCTCGGCGCTTTTTGGCGAAGGGATCGCCGAAATATGGAATGTTATTGAGAAGTTTGTGGAAACGACAAAACAGTCCGGCGTGTTTGACATGCGCCGCCGTCATCAGCAAAAAGAATGGATTTATTCGATGATTAAAGATTACCTCGAGACGAGCTTCTTTTCCCATCCGGCGGTCAAAGAGAAGCTTCCGATCATTGAAAATAACGTCATTTCCGGAACGCAATCGGTCACCTCAGCGGTGCGGGAGCTTATTCAAGTGTATGAGAGTAGGGAATCGTAA